One region of Bosea sp. 29B genomic DNA includes:
- a CDS encoding aminotransferase class V-fold PLP-dependent enzyme gives MNSVAFAAAPVPRTDLFAADPDGIGHQTLASVGALFPIKQRRCYLNNASIGGLSLPVIAGVERFLANVRDNGRNDYPRWCEHTDTAIKDRVARLIGARRSEIAFVKNTTEGLVNVANGLDWREGDNLILPDIEYPSNVYCWMKLAKRGVSIRWVKNRDGRILVDDIRALIDSRTRLVSISAVQFSNGFRHDIEATAALCHEKGVLLNLDAIQWAGVLAIDVERLGVHFMSVGGHKWMLAPIGTGFFYCRRDALDLLDPPSVGYHSVGKHEAHMDYELSYRPDAGRFEEALVNFPGIWGLDAAVRLQLQLTPVAIEAHILGLNAHAAEELRRRGYEIVSPFGEGERSGNLSFRHPTRPGEEIEARLKEAGIDLAMRGGRMRISPSYYNDIAEIDRLIAALPAA, from the coding sequence GTGAACAGCGTGGCCTTCGCCGCAGCACCCGTCCCGCGGACGGATCTCTTCGCCGCCGATCCCGACGGCATCGGCCACCAGACGCTGGCCAGCGTCGGTGCGCTCTTTCCGATCAAGCAGCGGCGTTGCTATCTGAACAACGCCTCGATCGGCGGGCTGTCGCTGCCCGTTATCGCAGGCGTGGAGCGCTTCCTGGCGAATGTCCGCGACAATGGCCGCAACGACTATCCGCGCTGGTGCGAGCATACCGACACTGCGATCAAGGATCGCGTCGCCCGCCTGATCGGCGCACGGCGTTCGGAGATCGCCTTCGTCAAGAACACCACGGAAGGATTGGTCAACGTCGCCAACGGGCTCGACTGGAGGGAAGGCGACAACCTGATCCTGCCCGATATCGAGTACCCTTCGAACGTCTATTGCTGGATGAAGCTCGCCAAGCGTGGCGTCTCGATCCGCTGGGTGAAGAACCGCGACGGCCGCATCCTCGTCGACGACATCCGCGCCCTGATCGACAGCCGCACCCGCCTGGTCTCGATCAGCGCCGTCCAGTTCTCGAACGGCTTCCGCCACGATATCGAGGCGACCGCGGCGCTGTGCCATGAGAAGGGCGTTCTGCTCAATCTCGACGCGATCCAGTGGGCCGGCGTACTCGCCATCGATGTCGAGCGGCTCGGCGTGCATTTCATGTCCGTCGGCGGCCACAAGTGGATGCTGGCGCCGATCGGCACCGGCTTCTTCTATTGCCGCCGCGATGCGCTGGACCTGCTCGACCCGCCGAGTGTCGGCTATCATAGCGTCGGCAAGCATGAAGCCCATATGGACTATGAGCTGAGCTACCGGCCCGATGCCGGCCGCTTCGAGGAAGCTCTGGTCAATTTCCCGGGCATCTGGGGCCTCGACGCCGCGGTCCGCCTGCAGCTGCAGCTGACGCCGGTCGCGATCGAGGCCCACATCCTCGGCCTGAACGCCCACGCCGCCGAGGAACTGCGCCGGCGCGGCTACGAGATCGTCAGCCCGTTCGGCGAAGGCGAGCGCTCCGGCAACCTGTCCTTCCGCCATCCGACCCGGCCCGGCGAGGAGATCGAGGCCCGCTTGAAGGAGGCGGGCATCGACCTCGCCATGCGTGGCGGCCGCATGCGGATCTCGCCCTCCTACTACAACGACATCGCCGAGATCGACCGCCTGATCGCGGCGCTGCCGGCGGCCTGA
- a CDS encoding cbb3-type cytochrome c oxidase subunit I, producing the protein MADVTHDAAGPLSAAEVDDVELYHPHSWITTYVFSQDAKVIAIQYSMVALSIGLVALVLSWLMRLQLGFPGAFSFIDPDRYYQFITMHGMIMVIYLLTALFLGGFGNYLIPLMLGARDMVFPYVNMLSFWIYFLAVLVLVAGFFLPGGPTGAGWTLYPPQAILANTPGQQWGIIVMLVSLILFIIGFTMGGLNYVVTVLQGRTRGMTLMRMPLTIWGIFTATVMALLAFPALFVGAVMMLLDRLIGTSFFMPAIVMMGERLAHKGGSPILFQHLFWFFGHPEVYIVALPAFGIVSDLISTHARKNIFGYRMMVWALVAIGALSFVVWAHHMYVSGMHPAFGFFFATTTLIIAIPTAIKVYNWVLTLWRGDIHFTVPMLFALGFIVTFVNGGLTGLFLGNVVVDVPLSDTMFVVAHFHMVMGVAPILVIFGAIYNWYPKVTGRMLDDMLGKLHFWVTFLGAYLIFFPMHYIGLMGVPRRYHEIGQMAFIPPSVGTLNAFITVVALIVGAAQLVFLFNLVWSVRHGRPAGGNPWHATTLEWQTPQTPPAHGNWGKTLPVVYRWAYDYSVPGAAQDFLPQNQPPTPRTA; encoded by the coding sequence ATGGCCGACGTGACGCATGACGCAGCCGGACCGCTGTCGGCGGCAGAAGTCGACGATGTCGAGCTCTATCATCCGCATAGCTGGATCACGACATACGTCTTCTCACAGGATGCCAAGGTCATCGCCATCCAGTATTCCATGGTGGCGCTGTCGATCGGGCTGGTCGCTCTCGTCCTGTCCTGGCTGATGCGATTGCAGCTCGGCTTCCCTGGCGCGTTCTCCTTCATCGACCCTGACCGCTACTATCAGTTCATCACCATGCACGGGATGATCATGGTGATCTACTTGCTGACCGCGCTGTTCCTCGGCGGCTTCGGCAACTACCTGATCCCGCTGATGCTCGGCGCGCGGGACATGGTGTTCCCCTATGTCAACATGCTGAGCTTCTGGATCTATTTCCTCGCCGTGCTGGTTCTCGTCGCCGGCTTCTTCCTGCCTGGCGGCCCGACGGGGGCAGGGTGGACCCTCTATCCGCCGCAGGCGATCCTCGCCAACACGCCCGGCCAGCAATGGGGCATCATCGTGATGCTCGTCTCGCTGATCCTGTTCATCATCGGCTTCACCATGGGCGGGCTGAACTACGTCGTGACGGTGCTGCAGGGGCGCACCAGGGGCATGACGCTGATGCGCATGCCGCTGACGATCTGGGGCATCTTCACGGCGACCGTGATGGCGCTGCTCGCCTTCCCGGCGCTCTTCGTCGGCGCCGTGATGATGCTGCTCGACCGGCTGATCGGCACAAGCTTCTTCATGCCGGCCATCGTCATGATGGGAGAACGGCTGGCCCACAAGGGCGGCAGCCCGATCCTGTTCCAGCACCTGTTCTGGTTCTTCGGCCATCCCGAGGTCTACATCGTCGCGCTGCCGGCCTTCGGCATCGTCTCCGACCTGATCAGCACCCATGCGCGCAAGAACATCTTCGGCTACCGCATGATGGTCTGGGCGCTGGTGGCGATCGGCGCACTCAGCTTCGTCGTCTGGGCGCACCACATGTATGTCAGCGGCATGCACCCGGCCTTCGGCTTCTTCTTCGCCACCACGACGCTGATCATCGCGATCCCGACCGCGATCAAGGTCTATAACTGGGTGCTGACGCTCTGGCGCGGCGACATCCACTTCACCGTGCCGATGCTGTTCGCGCTCGGCTTCATCGTCACCTTCGTGAATGGCGGACTCACGGGCCTGTTCCTCGGCAATGTCGTCGTCGATGTGCCGCTCTCCGACACGATGTTCGTCGTCGCCCATTTCCACATGGTGATGGGCGTCGCGCCGATCCTGGTGATCTTCGGGGCGATCTATAATTGGTATCCGAAGGTCACCGGGCGGATGCTCGACGACATGCTCGGGAAGCTGCATTTCTGGGTGACCTTCCTCGGGGCCTACCTGATCTTCTTCCCGATGCACTATATCGGGCTGATGGGGGTGCCGCGCCGCTATCACGAGATCGGCCAGATGGCCTTCATCCCGCCTTCGGTGGGAACGCTGAACGCCTTCATCACGGTTGTCGCCCTTATCGTCGGCGCGGCCCAGCTCGTCTTCCTGTTCAACCTCGTCTGGAGCGTCCGGCACGGCCGGCCGGCCGGCGGCAATCCCTGGCATGCGACCACGCTGGAATGGCAGACGCCGCAGACGCCGCCCGCCCATGGCAACTGGGGCAAGACCCTGCCGGTGGTCTACCGCTGGGCCTATGATTACAGCGTGCCCGGCGCCGCGCAGGACTTCCTGCCGCAGAACCAGCCGCCGACACCACGGACCGCTTGA
- a CDS encoding cytochrome c family protein yields MRRLILLASLMLAALSHPAGAAGDPAAGEKVFQKCRACHQIGETARNAVGPKLNGLFGRPAGSIEGYTYSPANKNSGITWDEPTFRDYIKGPQAKIPNTKMVFPGLKSDQEIDDIVTFLKQFEADGKKK; encoded by the coding sequence ATGCGGCGCCTGATTTTGCTGGCCTCCTTGATGCTCGCTGCCCTGTCCCATCCAGCCGGGGCGGCCGGCGATCCCGCCGCGGGTGAGAAGGTTTTCCAGAAGTGCCGCGCCTGCCACCAGATCGGGGAGACGGCCAGGAACGCCGTCGGACCGAAGCTGAATGGCCTTTTCGGCCGGCCGGCCGGTTCGATCGAGGGCTACACCTACTCGCCCGCCAACAAGAACTCCGGCATCACCTGGGATGAGCCCACGTTCCGGGACTACATCAAGGGGCCGCAAGCCAAGATCCCAAATACGAAGATGGTGTTTCCAGGCCTCAAATCGGACCAGGAAATCGATGATATCGTCACCTTTCTCAAGCAATTTGAGGCTGACGGTAAGAAAAAATAG
- a CDS encoding cytochrome c oxidase subunit II, with amino-acid sequence MGVAVVLALVVIGSVVFHFLSPWWWTPIASNWGYIDDTIIITFWITGVVFAAVVLFMAYCVLRFRHREGNRAAYEPENKRLEWWLAIGTGVGVAAMLAPGLVVWHQFVTVPKDATTVEVIGQQWQWAYRLPGADGKLGASDVAHISPENPLGVDPKDPNGQDDVVIQGDNLHLQLGKPVKMLLRAVDVVHDFYVPEFRAKMDMIPGSVTYYWFTPTRAGTFDVLCAELCGTGHTFMRGNVVVEPEGNYQAWLQQQKTFAQLQAPVRTQARN; translated from the coding sequence ATGGGTGTCGCAGTCGTCCTGGCTCTGGTCGTGATCGGCTCGGTGGTGTTCCACTTCCTGAGTCCGTGGTGGTGGACGCCGATCGCCTCCAATTGGGGCTATATCGACGACACCATCATCATCACCTTCTGGATCACCGGCGTCGTCTTCGCGGCCGTCGTCCTGTTCATGGCCTATTGCGTCCTCCGCTTCCGCCATCGCGAGGGCAATCGCGCGGCCTACGAGCCGGAGAACAAGCGGCTCGAATGGTGGCTCGCGATCGGCACGGGCGTCGGCGTCGCCGCCATGCTCGCACCCGGCCTCGTCGTCTGGCACCAGTTCGTCACGGTTCCCAAGGACGCCACCACGGTCGAGGTCATCGGCCAGCAATGGCAGTGGGCCTATCGACTGCCGGGCGCGGACGGCAAGCTCGGCGCTTCCGACGTCGCTCATATCAGCCCGGAGAACCCGCTCGGGGTCGACCCGAAAGATCCGAACGGGCAGGACGACGTCGTCATCCAGGGCGACAACCTCCACCTCCAGCTGGGCAAGCCGGTGAAGATGCTGCTGCGCGCGGTCGATGTCGTGCACGATTTCTACGTGCCGGAGTTCCGCGCCAAGATGGACATGATCCCCGGCAGCGTCACCTATTACTGGTTCACGCCAACGCGGGCCGGCACCTTCGACGTGCTTTGCGCCGAGCTCTGCGGCACCGGCCACACTTTCATGCGTGGCAATGTCGTCGTCGAGCCGGAGGGCAATTACCAGGCCTGGCTGCAGCAGCAGAAAACCTTCGCCCAACTCCAGGCACCGGTGAGGACGCAGGCGAGGAACTAG
- a CDS encoding ABC transporter substrate-binding protein has translation MTISRRSFSQAALGAAVFGLLPGFAGSGLAQTPKKGGTLRYGTVTEVTNLDPHVYGGNAWRVLIEALYSPLVGYDAKGAIVPRLAERWEQPDSKTIIFHLRAGTTFHDGAPMTAEDVKFSLDRIIDAKSAATLRTNLLGATVTIIDAKTVKVEKPEPDATLLSIMALPEAAIVSRKWIENGANVKASANGTGPFVLKQYEPLVRAVLEKNPAYFVSGEPYLNGVEVRMIKSDDARVNALRSSSLDMIDFMPWKDIDMLGRMPNFKVDSSGGAFMNIWFNATRKPFDDPKVRQAIAYAVDREAISKAAFFGHGSPIYGPPTPSDAPFYNKELDGRFKRDPAKAKQLLAQAGHDKGLEIELIVFQGLGIYTTTAQVIQANLKEIGVTVNIRLVEWANLMERKNAANYDAMLYGVSMKLPDPDAYAYYFGADSTYWAKPIGYRDEALEKLLAEGRATAEEAKRKAIYAKVEERLLETSPWVFVNYREQAQAYRRNVKGYQHLSGALNESSTGISLPTMWID, from the coding sequence ATGACCATTTCCCGTCGCTCATTCTCGCAGGCAGCGCTCGGTGCCGCTGTCTTCGGCCTGCTGCCTGGCTTTGCCGGCTCGGGCCTCGCGCAGACGCCCAAGAAGGGCGGCACGCTGCGCTACGGCACGGTCACGGAGGTGACCAATCTCGATCCGCACGTCTATGGCGGCAACGCCTGGCGCGTCCTCATCGAGGCGCTGTACAGCCCGCTGGTCGGCTACGACGCCAAGGGCGCGATCGTGCCGCGCCTCGCCGAGCGCTGGGAGCAGCCGGACTCCAAGACCATCATCTTCCATCTGCGGGCCGGTACGACCTTCCATGACGGCGCGCCGATGACCGCCGAGGACGTCAAGTTCTCGCTGGACCGTATCATCGATGCGAAGAGCGCAGCCACCCTGCGCACCAATCTGCTCGGCGCGACCGTCACGATCATCGATGCCAAGACCGTGAAGGTGGAGAAGCCGGAGCCGGACGCGACGCTGCTGTCGATCATGGCCCTGCCGGAAGCCGCCATCGTCTCGCGCAAATGGATCGAGAACGGCGCCAATGTGAAGGCGTCGGCCAACGGCACCGGCCCCTTCGTGCTGAAGCAATACGAACCGCTGGTGCGCGCGGTGCTGGAGAAGAACCCGGCCTATTTCGTCTCCGGGGAGCCTTATCTCAACGGCGTCGAGGTGCGGATGATCAAGAGCGACGACGCGCGCGTCAACGCGCTGCGCAGCAGCTCGCTCGACATGATCGACTTCATGCCGTGGAAGGATATCGACATGCTCGGCCGCATGCCGAACTTCAAGGTCGATTCCAGCGGCGGCGCCTTCATGAACATCTGGTTCAACGCCACCCGCAAGCCGTTCGACGACCCGAAGGTTCGGCAGGCCATCGCCTATGCGGTCGATCGCGAGGCGATCTCGAAAGCCGCCTTCTTCGGCCACGGCTCGCCGATCTACGGGCCGCCGACGCCGTCCGATGCGCCGTTCTACAACAAGGAGCTGGATGGCCGTTTCAAGCGTGACCCGGCCAAGGCGAAGCAGCTGCTGGCGCAGGCCGGCCACGACAAGGGGCTCGAGATCGAGCTGATCGTCTTCCAGGGGCTCGGCATCTACACCACCACGGCGCAGGTCATCCAGGCGAACCTGAAGGAGATCGGCGTCACCGTGAACATCCGGCTGGTCGAATGGGCCAATCTGATGGAACGGAAGAACGCGGCCAATTACGACGCCATGCTCTACGGCGTCTCGATGAAGCTGCCGGACCCGGACGCCTACGCCTACTATTTCGGCGCGGATTCCACCTATTGGGCCAAGCCGATCGGCTATCGCGACGAGGCGCTGGAAAAGCTGCTCGCCGAGGGCCGCGCTACTGCCGAGGAGGCGAAGCGCAAGGCGATCTACGCCAAGGTCGAGGAGCGCCTGCTGGAGACCAGCCCTTGGGTGTTCGTGAACTATCGCGAGCAGGCTCAGGCCTATCGCCGCAACGTCAAGGGCTACCAGCATCTGTCGGGCGCGCTGAACGAGAGCAGCACCGGCATCTCGCTGCCCACGATGTGGATCGACTGA
- a CDS encoding ABC transporter permease, with translation MLKFIGSRLASALLTLVLASIVVFASIHLLPGDPVVMLLGEQAGADPEAVARVTRELGLDRPLHAQFLSWAGNLLQGNLGVSLRNGEPVLGELLRRIPRSLELIAGGLLVAVAFGLPLGVIAARDRGRLPGMVASVIAVAGFSAPVFVSGILLVLIFSLWLNLLPSSGYVAFAEDPLLHLSCLVLPSLAIGINFMGVVARMTRASLIDSMAKDYVRLARAKGLSRGKAMTLHALPNALVPVIAIIGIRAGNLLGGTVIVEALFDWPGLSSLLVSASFARDYSLMQGSLLAIFAIFILISLLIDLAQGLVDPRVGTGG, from the coding sequence ATGTTGAAGTTCATCGGAAGCAGACTGGCCTCCGCGCTGCTGACGCTCGTTCTCGCGAGCATCGTCGTCTTTGCGTCGATTCATCTGCTGCCGGGCGATCCGGTCGTGATGCTGCTCGGCGAGCAGGCGGGCGCCGACCCGGAGGCCGTGGCGCGCGTGACGCGCGAGCTCGGCCTCGACCGGCCGCTGCATGCGCAGTTCCTGTCCTGGGCCGGCAATCTGCTGCAGGGCAATCTCGGGGTTTCGCTGCGCAACGGCGAGCCGGTGCTCGGTGAACTGCTGCGCCGGATTCCCCGCAGTCTCGAACTGATCGCGGGCGGGTTGCTCGTCGCGGTCGCGTTCGGCTTGCCGCTCGGCGTCATTGCGGCGCGGGACCGCGGCAGGCTGCCGGGCATGGTCGCCTCGGTGATCGCGGTCGCCGGCTTCTCCGCCCCGGTCTTCGTCTCGGGCATCCTGCTGGTGCTGATCTTTAGCCTCTGGCTCAATCTCCTGCCGTCCTCCGGCTATGTCGCCTTCGCCGAGGATCCGTTGCTGCACCTTTCCTGCCTCGTGCTGCCTTCGCTTGCGATCGGCATCAACTTCATGGGCGTGGTGGCACGCATGACGCGGGCCAGCCTCATCGACAGCATGGCCAAGGACTATGTCCGGCTCGCCCGCGCCAAGGGGCTCTCGCGCGGCAAGGCGATGACGCTCCACGCCCTTCCGAACGCACTCGTGCCGGTCATCGCCATCATCGGCATCCGCGCCGGAAACCTGCTTGGCGGCACGGTCATCGTCGAGGCGCTGTTCGACTGGCCGGGGCTGAGCTCGCTGCTCGTCAGCGCCTCCTTCGCCCGCGACTATTCGCTGATGCAGGGCAGCCTTCTGGCGATCTTCGCGATCTTCATCCTGATCAGCCTGCTGATCGACCTGGCGCAGGGCCTGGTCGATCCGCGCGTCGGAACCGGAGGCTGA
- a CDS encoding ABC transporter ATP-binding protein has protein sequence MSGTVKDEPALLSVRGLITEFATPGGLVRAVDDISFDIRRGEVVCLVGESGSGKSVTGLSLMRLIEPPGKVQGHVAFQGRDLFSLPEADMNHVRGAQIAMIFQEPMTALNPARRVGDQIAEVLRIHTGLSQKDAAERAVALLERVGIRNPAARARAYPHQLSGGMRQRVMIAIACALQPALIIADEPTTALDVTVQAQVLDLLFEMQAELGSALLFVTHDLGVVAEIADRVVVLYHGKVVEQGDVAQIFSAPEHPYTQALLAAAPDVDAPRVAGRRFATLAEPVRSEKASAGPRVAAAVAAPHPAAAGVGQSEALLEIRDLRRDFVTRRSWTGRPLDTVHAVGGVSLTVPAGQTLAIIGESGSGKSTLGRCVARLDQPTSGRITYAGRDIGDFAGEDLLRFRREVQTIFQDPYASLNPRRSIGEAIGDGPAIHGLMSPEVRHALAAELLERVGLKAEHAERYPHQFSGGQRQRIAIARALALSPHFIIADEAVSALDVSVRAQVLNLLADLQEERGLTYLFISHDMGTVRQFADRVAIMQGGRLVEEGETERIFEAPREDYTKDLLRAVPRMTPYSPRRRRPLGASL, from the coding sequence ATGAGCGGAACCGTCAAGGACGAGCCCGCTTTGCTGTCGGTCCGCGGCCTGATCACGGAGTTTGCGACGCCGGGCGGGCTGGTGCGCGCGGTCGACGATATCAGCTTCGACATCCGTCGCGGCGAAGTCGTCTGCCTTGTCGGCGAATCCGGCTCGGGCAAATCGGTGACAGGGCTTTCGCTGATGCGTTTGATCGAACCGCCCGGCAAGGTTCAAGGCCATGTCGCTTTCCAGGGGCGGGACCTGTTCTCCCTGCCGGAAGCGGACATGAACCACGTCCGTGGCGCGCAGATCGCGATGATCTTCCAGGAACCGATGACGGCGCTGAACCCGGCAAGACGCGTCGGCGACCAGATTGCCGAGGTGCTTCGCATCCACACCGGGTTGTCGCAGAAGGACGCTGCGGAACGCGCGGTCGCGCTGCTGGAGCGGGTTGGCATCCGCAACCCGGCAGCACGTGCGCGAGCCTATCCGCATCAGCTTTCCGGTGGCATGCGCCAGCGCGTGATGATTGCGATCGCCTGCGCTCTCCAGCCGGCGCTGATCATTGCGGACGAGCCGACCACAGCCTTGGACGTCACCGTCCAGGCACAGGTGCTTGACCTGCTGTTCGAGATGCAGGCGGAGCTGGGCTCTGCCTTGCTCTTCGTCACCCATGACCTTGGCGTGGTCGCCGAGATCGCCGACCGTGTCGTCGTGCTCTATCACGGCAAGGTGGTCGAGCAGGGCGATGTCGCGCAGATCTTTTCGGCACCCGAGCATCCCTATACGCAGGCGCTGCTGGCGGCCGCGCCGGATGTCGATGCGCCGCGCGTGGCAGGGCGCCGCTTCGCCACGCTAGCCGAGCCGGTGCGGAGTGAAAAGGCGTCGGCCGGTCCACGCGTTGCCGCCGCCGTCGCTGCGCCCCATCCTGCTGCCGCAGGGGTGGGGCAGAGTGAAGCGCTTCTCGAGATCCGGGATTTGCGCCGTGATTTCGTCACGCGGCGCTCATGGACAGGCCGCCCGCTCGATACCGTCCATGCCGTCGGCGGCGTCAGCCTGACGGTGCCGGCCGGACAGACGCTGGCGATCATCGGCGAATCCGGCTCTGGCAAAAGCACGCTCGGCCGCTGCGTCGCAAGGCTGGACCAGCCCACTTCCGGTCGCATCACTTATGCGGGCCGGGACATCGGTGACTTCGCGGGTGAGGATCTGCTGCGCTTTCGCCGCGAGGTGCAAACCATCTTCCAGGATCCTTACGCCTCGCTCAATCCGCGCCGGAGTATTGGCGAGGCGATCGGCGACGGCCCCGCTATCCACGGGCTGATGTCGCCGGAGGTGCGCCATGCGCTCGCCGCCGAACTGCTGGAGCGCGTCGGGCTCAAGGCTGAGCATGCAGAGCGCTATCCGCACCAGTTCTCGGGCGGGCAGCGCCAGCGCATCGCCATCGCCCGCGCGCTCGCCCTGTCGCCGCATTTCATCATTGCCGATGAGGCGGTTTCGGCACTCGACGTCTCGGTGCGGGCCCAGGTGCTCAACCTGCTTGCCGACCTGCAGGAAGAACGCGGCCTGACCTATCTGTTCATTTCGCACGACATGGGCACGGTCCGGCAGTTCGCCGATCGTGTCGCGATCATGCAGGGCGGGCGCCTCGTCGAGGAAGGCGAGACCGAGCGGATCTTCGAGGCGCCGCGCGAAGACTACACCAAGGACCTGTTGCGTGCCGTGCCGCGGATGACACCCTACAGCCCGCGCCGTCGGCGCCCGCTCGGAGCGTCCCTGTGA
- a CDS encoding ABC transporter permease, with product MTTVTALIRTMDIATRLAMLALAMTVGAALFAPLLGVADPLAIDPLNILGSPTAAHWLGTDELGRDLFSRIAYGGRVSLAVAAAAVLLAGSIGVPLGIAIAFLGPRAEGAAMRIVDVFVSLPEIFVAIVVLAFLGGSLPALVATIGLLYCPQFARVSYGMARSIRARDHVLAARSLGAGRLWLIRREILPNMRSVIAVQASLTFSFAMLMEAGLSFLGLGVQPPTPSWGQMVGTLKNYIFTNPWPVLVPSLALFVTVLAVNIVGDWLQDRLNPELQR from the coding sequence GTGACGACCGTCACAGCCCTGATCAGGACCATGGACATCGCGACGCGCCTCGCCATGCTGGCGCTCGCGATGACCGTCGGCGCAGCCCTCTTCGCGCCGCTGCTCGGCGTGGCCGATCCGCTGGCGATCGACCCGCTCAACATTCTCGGCTCCCCCACCGCCGCCCATTGGCTGGGCACGGACGAGCTGGGCCGCGACCTGTTCTCGCGCATCGCCTATGGCGGGCGCGTCTCGCTCGCCGTCGCCGCCGCCGCGGTGCTTCTCGCCGGCAGCATCGGCGTACCGCTCGGCATAGCCATCGCCTTTCTCGGCCCGCGCGCCGAAGGAGCGGCCATGCGCATCGTCGATGTCTTCGTCTCGCTGCCGGAGATCTTCGTCGCGATCGTCGTGCTGGCCTTCCTCGGTGGCAGCCTGCCGGCGCTGGTCGCGACCATCGGCCTGCTCTACTGCCCGCAATTCGCCCGCGTCTCCTACGGCATGGCGCGCAGCATCCGGGCGCGCGACCATGTGCTGGCCGCCCGCTCGCTCGGCGCCGGGCGGCTCTGGCTGATCCGCCGCGAGATCCTGCCCAATATGCGCTCGGTCATCGCCGTGCAGGCCTCGCTGACCTTCTCCTTCGCCATGCTGATGGAGGCGGGCCTGAGCTTTCTGGGCCTCGGCGTCCAGCCTCCGACGCCCTCATGGGGGCAGATGGTCGGCACGCTGAAGAACTACATCTTCACCAACCCCTGGCCCGTTCTGGTGCCGAGCCTGGCACTCTTCGTCACCGTTCTGGCGGTCAACATCGTCGGCGACTGGCTGCAGGACCGGCTGAACCCGGAGCTGCAACGATGA
- a CDS encoding cytochrome c oxidase subunit 3 translates to MGVVLVFLAVVAAFAGWWLSHQRLTSKPWLEVGVIGEAPEPSSPATAKLGLGTFLVVAGSLFALLVSAYSMRMGMADWRALPMPTVLWFSTGLLILASLALHMAVIAARCDELAHLRSSLLAAGACSFAFLAAQMLAWRELAAAGYFTAANPASAFFYLVTAIHGAHMLGGLVALCRTSAGAFAAPKAMAELTVSVELCAIYWHFLLLVWLVLFSLLMGWTDDLVAICRGLLS, encoded by the coding sequence ATGGGCGTGGTCCTCGTCTTCCTGGCGGTCGTGGCAGCCTTCGCCGGCTGGTGGCTCTCGCATCAACGCCTTACCTCCAAGCCCTGGCTTGAGGTCGGCGTGATCGGCGAGGCCCCGGAGCCGTCTTCACCGGCGACGGCGAAGCTCGGTCTCGGCACCTTCCTCGTCGTCGCCGGCTCGCTCTTCGCGCTGCTCGTCAGCGCCTATTCGATGCGCATGGGCATGGCGGATTGGCGCGCGCTGCCGATGCCGACCGTGCTCTGGTTCAGCACCGGGCTGCTGATCCTCGCGAGCCTTGCCCTGCACATGGCGGTGATCGCCGCGCGCTGCGACGAGCTCGCCCATCTCCGCTCCAGCCTGCTTGCCGCCGGCGCGTGCTCGTTCGCCTTCCTCGCAGCCCAGATGCTGGCCTGGCGCGAGCTTGCCGCCGCCGGCTATTTCACTGCCGCCAATCCCGCCAGCGCCTTTTTCTATCTGGTCACGGCGATTCACGGCGCGCATATGCTGGGCGGGCTCGTGGCGCTCTGCCGAACCTCTGCCGGAGCGTTCGCCGCCCCGAAGGCCATGGCCGAGCTGACCGTCAGCGTCGAGCTCTGCGCCATCTACTGGCACTTCCTGCTGCTGGTCTGGCTCGTTCTGTTCAGCCTCCTCATGGGCTGGACCGACGATCTCGTCGCGATCTGCCGCGGGTTGCTGAGTTAG
- a CDS encoding peptidylprolyl isomerase, which translates to MAVDMEHGDLTRVYLETEAGTIILGIDEARAPLTAANFLAYVDGGFLSDAMIYRIVTLANQAAGTVHPIEVIQFGSPAPHENRAPPLPPVPHEPTSQTGLRHLDGTLSLARNAPGSGGHGFFICIGAQPEVDEGGRRNRDGAGFAAFGKVLSGTEVVRQIVEHAEPTEYMQSPLRVKIGRLS; encoded by the coding sequence ATGGCGGTCGATATGGAGCACGGCGACCTGACACGGGTCTATCTGGAAACCGAGGCGGGCACGATCATCCTCGGCATCGACGAAGCGCGCGCGCCGCTGACCGCCGCGAACTTTCTCGCCTATGTCGACGGCGGCTTCCTGAGCGATGCGATGATCTACCGGATCGTGACGCTGGCGAACCAGGCGGCGGGTACGGTGCACCCGATCGAGGTGATCCAGTTCGGCTCTCCCGCACCGCATGAGAACCGGGCGCCTCCGTTGCCACCCGTGCCGCATGAGCCAACCTCGCAGACCGGGCTTCGCCATCTCGACGGAACGCTTTCGCTCGCCCGCAACGCACCCGGCAGCGGCGGTCACGGTTTCTTCATCTGCATCGGGGCGCAGCCGGAAGTCGATGAGGGTGGGCGCCGCAATCGCGACGGCGCAGGCTTTGCCGCCTTCGGCAAGGTCCTGTCCGGAACCGAGGTGGTGCGGCAGATCGTCGAACACGCGGAACCGACCGAATACATGCAAAGTCCGCTTCGCGTGAAAATTGGCCGCCTGTCCTGA